From Chryseobacterium sp. H1D6B, a single genomic window includes:
- a CDS encoding oleate hydratase, whose amino-acid sequence MKEITSKFEKVLNASPEYGHVNHEPDSSKEQQRNTPQKAMPFSDQIGNYQRNKGIPPKSYTDSKIYIVGSGIAGMSAAYYLIRDGHIPAENITFLEQLHIDGGSLDGAGNAEDGYIIRGGREMDMTYENLWDIFQDIPAFEMPAPYSVLDEYRLINDNDSNYSKARLIHNKGAIKDFSKFGLAKMDQLAIVKLLLKNKEELDNTTIEDYFSESFLSSNFWTFWRTMFAFENWHSLLELKLYMHRFLHAIDGLNDLSSLVFPKYNQYDTFVTPLRKFLQEKGVKIQLNTLIKDLDIQINTEGKTVKGIITEHNGQETTLPVRENDYVIVTTGSMTEDTFYGNNKTAPIISIDNSTSGQSAGWKLWKNLAAKSEVFGHPEKFCSNIEKSSWESATLTCRPSALVEKLKEYSVNDPYSGKTVTGGIITITDSDWLMSFTCNRQPHFPEQPDDILVLWVYALFMDKEGNYIKKTMPACTGDEILAELCHHLGIIDQLNNVVENTIVRTSFMPYITSMFMPRAKGDRPRVVPEGCKNLGLVGQFVETNNDVVFTMESSVRTARIAVYELLNLNKQVPDINPLQYDIRHLLKAAKTLNDDKSFVGEGLLRKVLKGTYFEHILPAGAEEEEEQESFIAEQVHKFKDWLSGIKG is encoded by the coding sequence ATGAAAGAAATCACTTCAAAATTCGAAAAAGTATTAAATGCTTCTCCTGAATACGGACACGTGAACCACGAACCTGACTCAAGTAAAGAACAGCAGCGGAATACACCGCAAAAAGCAATGCCATTTTCTGACCAGATCGGAAATTACCAGCGCAATAAAGGAATTCCTCCTAAATCATATACCGACAGCAAAATATATATCGTAGGAAGCGGAATTGCAGGAATGTCTGCCGCATATTATCTTATTCGTGACGGACATATTCCTGCAGAAAATATCACGTTTCTTGAACAGCTGCATATCGACGGCGGATCTTTAGACGGAGCCGGAAACGCAGAAGACGGCTACATCATCCGCGGCGGCCGTGAAATGGATATGACGTATGAAAACCTCTGGGACATCTTCCAGGATATTCCAGCCTTTGAAATGCCCGCTCCATACAGTGTTCTGGATGAATACCGTTTAATTAACGACAACGATTCCAATTATTCCAAAGCAAGGCTTATTCATAATAAAGGAGCGATAAAAGATTTCAGCAAATTCGGACTGGCAAAAATGGACCAGCTTGCCATCGTAAAACTTTTATTAAAAAATAAAGAAGAACTGGATAATACCACCATTGAAGATTATTTCAGCGAATCTTTCTTAAGCAGCAATTTCTGGACGTTCTGGCGTACGATGTTCGCTTTTGAAAACTGGCACAGCCTTCTTGAACTTAAATTATACATGCACCGTTTCCTTCATGCTATTGACGGGCTGAACGATCTGTCTTCTTTAGTATTTCCAAAATACAACCAGTACGATACTTTTGTAACGCCTTTACGTAAGTTCTTACAGGAAAAGGGAGTGAAGATCCAGCTGAATACACTGATCAAAGATCTCGATATACAGATCAATACAGAAGGAAAAACTGTAAAAGGAATTATCACTGAACACAACGGTCAGGAAACAACACTTCCCGTTCGTGAAAATGATTATGTAATTGTAACCACAGGTTCAATGACAGAAGACACCTTCTACGGCAATAATAAAACGGCACCGATTATTTCCATAGACAACAGCACCAGCGGACAAAGTGCAGGCTGGAAGCTGTGGAAAAATCTGGCTGCGAAATCTGAAGTTTTCGGACATCCGGAAAAATTCTGCAGCAATATTGAAAAATCATCTTGGGAATCAGCTACCTTAACCTGCAGACCTTCTGCGTTGGTTGAGAAATTGAAAGAATATTCTGTGAATGATCCTTATTCCGGAAAAACGGTTACCGGAGGAATTATTACGATCACAGATTCTGACTGGCTGATGAGTTTTACCTGCAACAGACAGCCGCATTTCCCGGAACAGCCGGATGATATTCTTGTACTTTGGGTATATGCCCTGTTCATGGATAAGGAAGGAAATTACATCAAAAAAACAATGCCTGCCTGTACAGGAGATGAGATTCTTGCGGAATTATGTCATCATTTAGGAATTATTGACCAGCTGAATAATGTGGTTGAAAATACCATCGTCCGTACCTCTTTCATGCCTTATATTACTTCTATGTTTATGCCGAGAGCTAAAGGAGACCGTCCGAGAGTGGTTCCTGAAGGATGTAAGAATTTAGGGCTGGTAGGACAGTTTGTAGAAACCAATAATGATGTGGTATTTACAATGGAAAGTTCAGTAAGAACAGCAAGAATTGCAGTCTATGAATTATTAAATCTTAATAAACAGGTTCCGGATATCAATCCGTTACAGTACGATATCCGCCACCTATTAAAAGCGGCAAAAACATTGAATGACGACAAATCATTTGTAGGAGAAGGCCTTCTGCGTAAAGTATTGAAAGGAACTTATTTTGAACATATTCTGCCTGCGGGTGCTGAAGAGGAAGAAGAACAGGAATCTTTCATTGCCGAGCAGGTTCATAAATTCAAAGACTGGCTTTCAGGAATAAAAGGCTGA
- a CDS encoding helix-turn-helix domain-containing protein yields the protein MNLKPYEKLQETLSFYGVDCHRPYYISSGNSIFKFPQAPFRIDFYALCICTSGNIKVEIDSTEYSISENGFLVCAPSTIIKFLYTSGDFRMKLLFFDKNFLLKNISNPFFIDQLALFRNSTFSVIRSNETQSQKLFRLLSYLQDASKRTGCFSQDIIRTIIFNLLLETAEIVDTEKNEQENDLQKDNCLFFKFTELTQNQITKHKDVQYYADQLFVSSKHLISIVKKASGKTPHEIIDDYLLKEAYVQLGNPEKTISDISYDIGFSSLSAFGRFFKKYAFLSPSEYRKQQLF from the coding sequence ATGAATTTAAAACCCTACGAAAAATTACAGGAAACCTTATCATTTTACGGTGTAGACTGTCATCGTCCGTATTATATTTCTTCTGGAAATTCTATTTTTAAATTCCCGCAGGCTCCATTCCGGATAGATTTCTATGCTTTATGCATCTGTACATCAGGAAACATTAAAGTAGAGATAGACAGCACAGAATACAGCATCTCTGAAAATGGGTTTTTAGTATGCGCACCCTCTACGATCATTAAATTTTTATATACCAGCGGAGATTTCAGAATGAAACTGCTTTTCTTCGACAAGAATTTTTTACTTAAAAATATTTCAAATCCGTTTTTCATTGACCAGCTGGCTTTGTTCAGAAATTCAACGTTCAGTGTTATCAGGTCAAACGAAACCCAGTCTCAAAAGTTATTCAGATTATTATCCTATCTGCAGGATGCCTCCAAAAGAACAGGCTGTTTTTCTCAGGATATTATTAGAACAATTATCTTTAATCTCCTCCTGGAAACCGCAGAAATAGTAGATACTGAAAAAAATGAACAGGAAAATGATCTTCAAAAAGACAACTGTTTATTTTTTAAGTTCACAGAATTAACCCAGAACCAGATCACCAAACATAAAGATGTCCAGTATTATGCAGATCAATTATTTGTTTCAAGTAAGCATCTTATCAGCATCGTAAAAAAAGCATCAGGAAAAACTCCTCATGAGATCATTGATGATTATCTGCTGAAGGAAGCTTATGTACAGCTTGGAAATCCGGAAAAAACAATTTCTGATATTTCATATGACATCGGCTTCAGCTCTTTGTCAGCATTTGGAAGATTTTTTAAAAAGTATGCTTTCCTATCTCCTTCTGAATACAGGAAACAGCAGCTTTTTTAG
- a CDS encoding MFS transporter, with the protein MNTTAKADKKSLRFRNIKLCIFFSGLSVFAQLYLFQPLLPIAADHFHTTVGDSSMLVSSATIGMAAGLLFFAFKADSYSRKKLMVFSLISSALLTIISTCIPSLFLLIVIGVLKGFVISGVSAVALAYLTEEVKISVVGLAISMYLSGNTIGGMSGRILATILAGEFGWRNAVLIIGIESLILGLIFWKLFPDSQFFNPQKIDYSLKIKQMRSFLTDSYMLRLYFIAALLMGTFVSIYNYLTFRLESAPFSLNHFYIAFIFLMYTFGVFGTMITSRLSKRYLQKNILQGSIVFMAAGTVLLFSENIYIVIFGLGLLTLSFFAAHTMASQMTALHAKQGKSSATSIYWLFYYFGSSILGSGTGYLLHGTSWNIFILFLIFPISLSFVLTLSNQTQASKPSW; encoded by the coding sequence ATGAATACAACAGCAAAAGCAGATAAAAAAAGCCTCCGTTTTCGAAACATAAAATTATGTATTTTCTTTTCAGGTCTTTCTGTATTTGCCCAGCTTTATCTTTTTCAGCCCCTGCTTCCTATTGCAGCAGATCATTTTCACACCACCGTTGGAGACAGCTCGATGCTGGTTTCCTCAGCAACGATCGGGATGGCTGCAGGTCTTTTATTTTTCGCCTTTAAAGCAGACAGCTATTCAAGGAAAAAACTGATGGTATTTTCTCTGATTTCTTCTGCATTACTTACAATTATTTCAACCTGCATTCCGAGTCTTTTTCTGCTCATCGTGATAGGTGTTTTGAAAGGTTTCGTCATTTCGGGAGTTTCTGCTGTAGCTCTGGCTTATCTTACTGAAGAAGTTAAAATATCCGTTGTAGGACTTGCGATCAGTATGTATCTCAGCGGTAATACGATCGGGGGCATGAGCGGAAGAATTCTGGCTACTATCTTAGCAGGTGAATTTGGCTGGAGAAATGCCGTATTAATCATCGGGATCGAAAGCCTTATTCTTGGCCTTATCTTTTGGAAACTTTTTCCTGACTCTCAATTTTTCAACCCTCAAAAAATAGATTATTCTTTGAAAATAAAACAGATGAGGAGCTTTCTGACAGATTCTTACATGCTCCGTCTGTATTTCATTGCTGCTCTTTTGATGGGAACTTTTGTAAGCATTTATAATTATCTGACCTTCCGCCTGGAAAGTGCTCCTTTTTCTTTAAATCATTTTTATATTGCTTTTATTTTCCTGATGTATACTTTCGGGGTCTTTGGTACGATGATCACCAGCAGGCTGTCAAAAAGGTATCTTCAGAAAAATATCCTTCAAGGATCGATTGTCTTTATGGCCGCGGGAACTGTTCTTTTATTTTCAGAAAACATTTATATCGTCATTTTCGGTCTGGGACTGCTCACACTTTCTTTTTTTGCGGCCCATACAATGGCAAGCCAGATGACGGCTTTACACGCAAAACAGGGGAAATCTTCTGCTACTTCAATCTATTGGCTTTTTTATTATTTCGGATCCAGCATTTTAGGAAGCGGAACGGGATACCTTCTGCACGGTACCTCATGGAATATTTTCATCCTCTTTCTTATATTTCCTATAAGTCTTTCTTTTGTGTTAACACTTAGTAATCAGACACAAGCATCTAAGCCTTCCTGGTAA
- a CDS encoding AraC family transcriptional regulator produces the protein MMLTQNTKLQKIERYKRDLIHYYTILMSFVLFVFALIFTFFIYDKTMSWYLFGGWFFLSYSYFIVRKSYSINVLVHTYMILAAFYNFFIMLAFWDNSVASFVWLLPIPLGAYVFFSRKYVVLYSLFVILNIVMGYIISKNFDFHFEIHSKEDVKITDTFLVISNFAVISLIIYFKDKIRKEEIYQEIEIKQELEAKTNTLDEKEILLAEELFEKIEAIMVNKQSYKDVNYNISKLSASMDVNSSYISKAIRYHGYPNFNNYLNLYRINYVKKLLDENDLEKVTLMYIYTEAGFSNQSTFNRVFKQIEKITPSEYINIMQSRDSLSK, from the coding sequence ATGATGCTTACACAAAACACAAAACTCCAAAAGATTGAGAGATACAAAAGAGATCTCATTCATTACTATACTATTTTAATGTCTTTTGTTCTTTTTGTGTTTGCTCTTATTTTTACTTTTTTCATTTATGACAAAACCATGTCCTGGTATCTTTTCGGCGGCTGGTTTTTTCTTTCTTATTCATATTTTATTGTCCGTAAAAGCTATTCCATCAACGTTCTTGTTCATACTTATATGATACTGGCGGCTTTTTACAACTTTTTTATCATGCTGGCTTTTTGGGATAATTCGGTGGCAAGTTTTGTATGGCTCCTCCCCATCCCTTTGGGTGCCTATGTATTTTTTTCGAGAAAATATGTGGTGCTTTACAGTCTGTTTGTAATCCTGAATATCGTAATGGGCTACATTATTTCTAAAAATTTTGATTTTCATTTTGAGATACACAGCAAAGAAGACGTGAAAATTACAGATACTTTCCTGGTTATTTCCAACTTTGCGGTCATTTCACTTATCATCTATTTCAAGGACAAAATAAGAAAGGAAGAGATCTATCAGGAAATCGAAATCAAACAGGAGCTGGAAGCCAAAACCAATACTTTAGATGAAAAAGAAATACTTTTGGCAGAAGAGCTGTTCGAAAAGATTGAAGCTATTATGGTAAATAAACAGTCTTATAAAGATGTGAACTATAACATATCCAAATTATCTGCTTCAATGGATGTGAACAGCAGCTATATTTCAAAAGCTATACGGTATCACGGTTATCCAAACTTTAATAACTACCTGAATCTGTACAGGATAAATTATGTAAAAAAACTGCTGGACGAAAATGATCTTGAAAAAGTAACTTTAATGTATATTTATACTGAGGCCGGATTTTCTAATCAGTCAACCTTTAACAGGGTTTTTAAACAAATCGAAAAAATTACGCCTTCAGAATACATCAATATAATGCAGTCCAGGGACAGTTTATCAAAATAA
- a CDS encoding response regulator transcription factor, translating to MPGTRYKKMITDLKMIQNDLKILIFSGHEKDIAIQYIREGAEGYLSKQSSEEEIKTAVKTILEKGSYYPADLVSFFIEKFQENNTAEKLSSREYEIFQLLADGQGNLEIANALNLQMSTISTYKKRVFEKLNIKNIAELIKVYKNQH from the coding sequence ATGCCGGGAACCCGATACAAGAAGATGATTACTGATCTAAAAATGATTCAGAACGACCTTAAGATTCTTATTTTTTCAGGTCATGAAAAGGATATTGCCATACAATATATCAGAGAAGGTGCAGAAGGCTATTTGAGCAAACAGAGCTCAGAGGAAGAAATCAAAACTGCCGTAAAAACAATTTTAGAAAAAGGATCTTATTATCCTGCAGACCTGGTCAGTTTTTTTATCGAGAAGTTTCAGGAAAATAATACCGCAGAAAAATTGTCTTCAAGAGAATACGAAATATTCCAGCTGCTGGCAGACGGACAGGGAAATTTAGAAATAGCCAATGCATTAAACCTACAAATGTCTACCATAAGTACCTATAAAAAAAGAGTTTTTGAAAAGCTTAACATTAAAAATATTGCAGAATTAATTAAGGTGTATAAAAACCAGCATTAA
- a CDS encoding DUF1349 domain-containing protein, with protein MKRIFLGCALLLVQKSFAQTLEKMTWFNEPQKWEIKNNKLSMFVTPQSDYWRISHYGFTVDDAPFYYTTYGGEFEAKVKITGNYIARFDQMGLMLRIDKDHYIKAGIEYVDGKYNLSTVVTHTTSDWSVITLDKTPPAVWIKAVRRLDAVELFYSFDDKNYIMMRNAHLQDNTPVMVGLMAACPDGNGFNAVFENFSVKHLPDERRLKWLENNK; from the coding sequence ATGAAAAGAATATTTTTAGGCTGTGCACTATTACTCGTTCAAAAAAGCTTTGCACAGACATTAGAAAAAATGACCTGGTTTAATGAACCTCAAAAATGGGAGATCAAAAATAATAAATTATCCATGTTTGTTACTCCGCAGAGCGATTACTGGAGAATTTCTCATTACGGCTTTACGGTAGATGATGCTCCTTTTTATTACACTACTTACGGCGGCGAGTTTGAGGCCAAAGTAAAGATCACAGGAAATTACATTGCCCGGTTTGACCAGATGGGACTGATGCTCAGAATTGACAAGGACCATTACATCAAGGCAGGAATTGAATACGTAGACGGCAAATATAACTTAAGTACTGTTGTTACTCATACAACAAGTGACTGGAGTGTCATCACACTAGACAAAACACCTCCAGCTGTATGGATAAAAGCTGTAAGAAGGCTTGATGCCGTAGAGCTTTTCTACTCTTTTGATGATAAAAATTACATCATGATGAGAAATGCACATCTTCAGGATAATACTCCTGTTATGGTGGGACTGATGGCCGCATGCCCTGACGGGAACGGCTTCAATGCAGTTTTTGAGAATTTCAGCGTAAAACATCTTCCGGATGAACGCAGGCTGAAATGGCTTGAAAACAACAAATAG
- a CDS encoding helix-turn-helix transcriptional regulator produces MEILETLNKTLLNKNSNQKNKCLLDTASYKQTALMYSQMENTISVLSDMQANKSYVFKSEAAVELGLAMDENPVEIDSIWEEEILRKIHPDDKLKKYIHELRFFKLLDSMKPEERIHYNVVSRIRMKDRCNEYRFVKHRMFYMYSPYNGKLRFALCLYSIALDQSIGIPSDFLIINAAKGEVIVEDKLNYKNILSQRELEVLKFVGEGYTSKEIADALSISTNTVSRHRQNILEKLNVKNSIKAFKESFH; encoded by the coding sequence ATGGAAATATTAGAAACGCTGAACAAAACACTGCTCAATAAAAATTCAAACCAGAAAAATAAATGTCTTCTGGATACAGCCTCCTATAAACAGACAGCTTTGATGTATTCTCAAATGGAAAATACAATTTCTGTTCTAAGTGATATGCAGGCCAATAAAAGCTATGTGTTTAAATCTGAAGCCGCTGTAGAATTAGGATTGGCGATGGATGAAAATCCGGTAGAAATTGATTCCATCTGGGAAGAAGAGATCTTAAGAAAAATACATCCCGATGATAAACTCAAGAAATACATCCACGAATTACGCTTTTTTAAGCTGCTGGATTCCATGAAACCTGAAGAACGTATCCATTACAACGTGGTATCAAGAATCCGTATGAAGGATAGATGTAATGAATACAGATTTGTAAAGCACCGTATGTTTTATATGTATTCCCCTTATAACGGTAAGTTGAGGTTTGCTCTTTGTTTATATAGTATTGCCTTAGACCAGTCCATTGGAATACCTTCTGATTTTCTGATTATCAATGCTGCAAAAGGAGAAGTAATAGTAGAAGATAAGCTTAATTATAAAAATATTTTATCTCAAAGAGAACTAGAAGTTTTAAAATTTGTAGGTGAAGGGTATACGAGTAAAGAAATTGCCGATGCGCTGTCTATTAGTACCAATACAGTAAGCCGTCACAGACAGAATATTCTGGAAAAGCTGAATGTGAAAAATTCTATAAAAGCATTTAAGGAAAGTTTCCATTAA
- a CDS encoding aminotransferase class I/II-fold pyridoxal phosphate-dependent enzyme: MDINFETATFKDFENIPGYNMMQRADIYYDFLDYMKSNGHQYRLRNNTACNSVINVGNDETTKDYISFVTSDYLGFTQHPKVKQAAIEGIEKYGTGTAATPLIGGYFSYHNDLEKKISSFFGRQEDEAVVFTTGYTANSATLQILLQKEDIAIVDMAVHASVYEGCILTNRKTFPHNNLEALEQILKTSENQYRTKLVIIDGVYSQDGDVAPLKEIYDLVKKYNAFLMVDDVHGVGILGKTGRGSLEDTNLLDKVDIITGTFSKTFGNLGGYVIADKRLATFIRFQSRQQIFSATAPPSSAGILKAIDLIDEEPQWRQKLWTNINYFKKGLNDLGLDTGTTCSAIVPVKIGDPHITGDVGKMLIDHGIYANSIIYPAVARKDARIRMSVMATHEKEHLDKTLNAFEDIKNKLHIAKK, encoded by the coding sequence ATGGACATTAACTTTGAAACCGCTACGTTTAAGGACTTTGAGAATATACCAGGGTATAATATGATGCAACGTGCAGATATTTATTATGATTTTCTAGACTATATGAAATCTAACGGACATCAGTACAGATTGAGAAATAATACAGCCTGTAATTCTGTAATCAATGTTGGTAACGATGAAACAACTAAAGATTATATAAGTTTTGTTACCAGCGACTATTTGGGATTTACGCAGCACCCAAAAGTAAAACAAGCTGCCATTGAAGGGATTGAAAAATATGGAACAGGAACAGCCGCGACGCCGCTTATCGGCGGGTATTTCTCTTATCATAATGATTTAGAAAAGAAAATATCTTCTTTCTTCGGCAGACAAGAAGATGAAGCGGTAGTTTTTACTACAGGGTATACAGCCAATAGTGCAACACTACAAATCTTACTGCAGAAAGAAGATATTGCAATTGTAGACATGGCTGTACATGCAAGTGTATATGAGGGATGTATTCTTACGAACAGAAAAACATTTCCACATAATAATTTAGAAGCTTTGGAACAGATTTTGAAGACATCAGAAAACCAATACCGGACAAAACTCGTAATTATAGATGGAGTGTATTCTCAGGATGGTGATGTTGCTCCCTTAAAAGAGATATATGACTTGGTAAAGAAATATAATGCTTTCTTAATGGTGGATGACGTACATGGAGTAGGAATCCTTGGAAAGACAGGAAGAGGAAGTTTAGAAGATACAAACCTGCTTGATAAAGTAGATATAATTACCGGAACATTTAGTAAGACATTTGGTAATTTAGGTGGATATGTGATAGCAGATAAAAGACTTGCTACCTTTATAAGGTTTCAGTCCCGCCAGCAGATATTTTCTGCAACAGCGCCGCCGTCTTCTGCAGGAATCCTTAAGGCTATTGATCTTATCGATGAAGAACCTCAATGGAGACAAAAGCTTTGGACGAACATAAACTATTTTAAAAAAGGTCTTAATGATTTAGGCCTGGATACAGGAACAACGTGTTCAGCAATTGTTCCGGTAAAAATAGGAGATCCTCATATTACAGGGGATGTAGGAAAAATGCTGATAGACCACGGAATTTATGCGAATTCCATAATATATCCCGCTGTAGCGAGAAAAGATGCACGTATAAGAATGTCTGTAATGGCAACCCATGAAAAGGAGCATCTTGATAAAACGCTCAATGCATTTGAGGATATCAAAAATAAATTGCATATTGCAAAAAAATAA
- a CDS encoding TetR/AcrR family transcriptional regulator, with product MPRKVVQGPIRDKEKTKQKLLAAVGKILRVKGYSGLKVSKIAQVAGFDKKLIYEYFGSTDKLIDEYIKSQDYWSKLNQENVPVDFSDGGKELSKVAILNQFDNLKKNKELQKIILWGLSESKPILKKIADDREEMGEQLLTNIIDPYFGEESTRYRAIAALLVSGAYYLNMYTAHNASKFCGIDLKTDEGRKEIEKAIVEIIDFAYEKKAH from the coding sequence ATGCCTAGAAAAGTTGTGCAAGGTCCCATACGGGATAAAGAAAAAACCAAACAAAAGCTGTTGGCCGCAGTTGGAAAAATTTTAAGAGTAAAAGGCTATTCGGGATTAAAAGTAAGCAAGATCGCGCAGGTAGCCGGTTTTGACAAAAAATTAATATATGAATACTTCGGAAGTACAGATAAACTTATTGATGAGTATATCAAGTCACAAGATTATTGGAGTAAATTAAACCAAGAGAATGTTCCTGTTGATTTTTCAGACGGAGGTAAAGAACTTTCTAAAGTGGCTATCCTGAATCAATTTGATAATCTAAAGAAAAACAAAGAACTTCAGAAGATTATACTTTGGGGGCTTTCTGAAAGTAAGCCTATTCTTAAGAAAATTGCAGATGATAGAGAGGAGATGGGAGAACAACTTTTGACAAATATCATTGATCCATATTTCGGAGAAGAGTCTACAAGATACCGCGCTATTGCTGCACTTCTTGTTTCTGGAGCTTATTATCTGAATATGTACACAGCACACAATGCAAGCAAATTCTGCGGTATTGATCTGAAGACCGATGAAGGCAGAAAAGAAATTGAAAAAGCGATTGTTGAAATTATTGATTTCGCTTACGAAAAAAAGGCTCATTAA
- the dnaX gene encoding DNA polymerase III subunit gamma/tau, giving the protein MENFIVSARKYRPQEFDTVVGQSHITDTLEHAIEENQLAQALLFCGPRGVGKTTCARILARKINEKDGSVSEDGFAYNIYELDAASNNSVDDIRELIDQVRFAPQVGQYKVYIIDEVHMLSSAAFNAFLKTLEEPPAHAIFILATTEKHKIIPTILSRCQIYDFKRIIIEDIQSHLRQIAEKENIQYEDDALYLIAQKADGALRDALSIFDRLSTFSQKNITLAKAAEVLNILDYDQYLNIVDLAKENKIPEVLFAFNEIVKRGFDSHIFIAGLGNHFRDLMMAQNAATINLIEVGEKTKAKFVEQGQKWNAQQLIDAVEICNHADINYKNSKNPRLTVEIALMQLTSLTSGLDVSKKKNS; this is encoded by the coding sequence ATGGAAAATTTCATAGTATCTGCAAGAAAATATCGCCCTCAAGAGTTTGACACTGTTGTTGGACAATCTCATATTACAGATACTTTAGAACATGCTATTGAAGAAAATCAGTTAGCACAAGCTCTGCTGTTTTGTGGACCTCGTGGCGTTGGTAAAACAACTTGTGCCAGAATTCTGGCCAGAAAGATCAACGAAAAAGATGGTTCCGTTTCAGAAGACGGCTTCGCTTACAATATTTATGAATTAGATGCTGCATCCAACAACTCTGTGGATGATATCAGAGAATTAATAGATCAGGTACGTTTTGCTCCTCAGGTCGGTCAATATAAAGTATATATTATCGATGAGGTGCATATGCTGTCTTCTGCCGCCTTCAATGCCTTCCTTAAAACACTTGAAGAACCTCCTGCACATGCTATTTTCATATTAGCGACTACGGAGAAACACAAAATTATTCCAACCATATTATCGCGTTGCCAGATCTATGATTTCAAAAGAATCATTATTGAAGATATCCAGAGCCATTTAAGACAAATTGCTGAAAAGGAAAATATTCAATACGAAGATGATGCGTTATATCTTATCGCCCAAAAAGCTGATGGTGCATTAAGAGATGCCCTTTCTATTTTTGACAGACTTTCTACATTTTCCCAGAAGAATATTACTTTAGCAAAAGCCGCCGAAGTACTTAATATTTTGGATTATGACCAATATTTGAATATTGTAGATCTAGCCAAAGAAAATAAAATCCCCGAAGTACTCTTTGCTTTTAATGAAATTGTAAAAAGAGGTTTTGATTCCCATATTTTTATTGCAGGATTAGGGAATCACTTTAGAGATTTAATGATGGCTCAAAATGCAGCTACCATCAATCTAATTGAAGTAGGTGAAAAAACAAAAGCGAAATTTGTAGAACAAGGGCAGAAATGGAACGCACAGCAGTTAATAGATGCTGTTGAAATATGCAACCACGCAGATATCAATTATAAGAATTCTAAGAATCCCCGGCTTACAGTAGAAATTGCTTTAATGCAGCTGACTTCTCTGACCTCTGGTTTAGATGTTTCTAAAAAAAAAAATTCTTAA